One window of Solwaraspora sp. WMMA2056 genomic DNA carries:
- a CDS encoding trehalose-6-phosphate synthase translates to MTVRSSFVVVANRLPVDEVTTSEGRQWRRSPGGLVTALHPVLAQHHGTWVGWAGGAGAAPDPFDLEGIRLHPVPLSAEELERYYEGQSNATIWPLYHDAVETPAFKRRWREAYRVVNARFAEAAAEVADEGATVWVQDYQLQLVPAMLREIRPDLRIGFFLHIPFPPIELFMQMPQRAEILRGLLGADLVGFQQRLAAQNFVRLARHLLGLRYEGQMIQVDGRKVKAGAFPISIDVPEMERMAHDPSVQARAKQIRAELGDPKTVILGVDRLDYTKGIELRLKAFRELLADGKLTVPDAVMVQVATPSRERVEHYQALRVKVEREVGRINGEFGRVGVPAVHYLHQSYSRSELAALYRAADVMMVTPLRDGMNLVAKEYVAARADTGGALVLSEFAGAATELRQAFLCNPHDPDGVKDALLRAVHVDSSEARRRMRIMQRHLRTHDVGHWARSFLTELGVPETEE, encoded by the coding sequence GTGACGGTTCGGAGCTCGTTCGTAGTGGTCGCCAACCGCCTACCGGTGGACGAGGTGACCACGTCCGAAGGACGCCAGTGGCGTCGCAGCCCCGGCGGGCTGGTGACCGCCCTGCATCCGGTGCTCGCCCAGCACCATGGCACCTGGGTGGGCTGGGCCGGCGGCGCAGGAGCCGCGCCCGACCCCTTCGACCTGGAGGGCATCCGGCTGCACCCGGTGCCACTGAGCGCCGAGGAGTTGGAACGCTACTACGAAGGCCAGTCCAACGCCACCATCTGGCCGCTGTACCACGACGCGGTGGAGACGCCCGCGTTCAAACGCCGCTGGCGGGAGGCGTACCGGGTGGTCAACGCCCGGTTCGCCGAGGCGGCCGCCGAGGTCGCCGACGAGGGTGCCACCGTCTGGGTGCAGGACTACCAGTTGCAGCTGGTGCCGGCGATGCTCCGGGAGATCCGGCCCGACCTGCGCATCGGATTCTTCCTGCACATCCCGTTCCCGCCGATCGAGCTGTTCATGCAGATGCCGCAGCGGGCCGAGATCCTGCGCGGCCTGCTCGGCGCCGACCTGGTCGGCTTCCAGCAGCGGCTGGCGGCCCAGAACTTCGTCCGGCTGGCCCGGCACCTGCTGGGGCTGCGCTACGAGGGCCAGATGATCCAGGTCGACGGACGCAAGGTGAAGGCCGGCGCGTTCCCCATCTCGATCGACGTACCCGAGATGGAGCGGATGGCCCACGACCCGTCGGTGCAGGCGCGGGCCAAGCAGATCCGGGCCGAGCTGGGGGATCCGAAGACCGTCATCCTCGGGGTGGACCGACTGGACTACACCAAGGGCATCGAACTGAGGCTGAAAGCCTTCCGCGAACTTCTTGCTGACGGAAAGCTGACAGTTCCGGACGCGGTTATGGTGCAGGTCGCCACGCCCAGCCGCGAACGGGTCGAGCACTACCAGGCACTTCGGGTCAAGGTGGAGCGCGAAGTTGGTCGGATTAATGGTGAATTCGGCCGGGTGGGTGTGCCCGCCGTGCACTACCTGCACCAGTCGTACAGTCGCAGTGAACTCGCCGCGCTCTACCGCGCGGCCGATGTGATGATGGTGACACCACTGCGAGACGGAATGAACCTGGTGGCCAAGGAGTACGTCGCGGCTCGCGCCGACACCGGCGGGGCACTCGTGCTCAGCGAGTTCGCCGGTGCCGCGACGGAGCTGCGGCAAGCGTTCCTGTGCAACCCGCACGACCCGGACGGCGTCAAGGACGCGTTGCTGCGGG
- the ettA gene encoding energy-dependent translational throttle protein EttA, producing MAQYIYVLERARKAHGDKVVLDNVTLSFLPGAKIGVVGPNGAGKSSLLKIMAGLDRPSNGDARLMPGYTVGLLSQEPPLNDAKTVLGNIEEAVAETKAKLERFNKIAEQMATDYSDELMDEMGRLQEELDHADAWDVDSKLELAMDALRCPPPDADVTQLSGGERRRVALCKLLLEAPDLLLLDEPTNHLDAESVSWLEQHLAKYAGTVMAITHDRYFLDNVAGWILELDRGRAVGYEGNYSTYLEKKAARLAVEGRRDAKMKKRLTEELEWVRSNAKARQTKSKARLDRYEEMASEAEKTRKLDFEEIQIPPGPRLGNTVIEAVNLKKGFGDRVLIDNLSFSLPRNGIVGIIGPNGVGKTTLFKTIVGLEQPDSGQVRVGETVQLSYVDQNRSGLDGSKTVWEVVSDGLDHLMVGKVEMPSRAYVAAFGFKGPDQQKPTKVLSGGERNRLNLALTLKIGGNVILLDEPTNDLDVETLSSLENALLEFPGCAVVISHDRMFLDRVATHILAWEGDDTDPAKWFWFEGNFESYEKNKIDRLGAEAARPHRVTYRKLTRD from the coding sequence GTGGCCCAGTACATCTACGTCCTCGAGAGGGCGCGCAAGGCGCACGGCGACAAGGTCGTGCTGGACAACGTGACGCTCAGCTTCCTACCCGGCGCCAAGATCGGCGTGGTGGGCCCGAACGGTGCCGGTAAGTCCAGCCTGCTCAAGATCATGGCTGGCCTGGACCGGCCCAGCAACGGTGATGCCCGGCTGATGCCCGGCTACACCGTCGGCCTGCTGTCCCAGGAACCGCCGCTCAACGACGCGAAGACGGTGCTCGGCAACATCGAGGAGGCCGTCGCCGAGACCAAGGCGAAGCTGGAGCGGTTCAACAAGATCGCCGAGCAGATGGCGACCGACTACTCCGACGAGCTGATGGACGAGATGGGCCGGCTGCAGGAGGAGTTGGACCACGCCGACGCCTGGGACGTCGACTCCAAGCTCGAACTGGCCATGGACGCGCTGCGCTGCCCGCCGCCGGACGCCGACGTGACCCAGCTCTCCGGCGGTGAGCGGCGCCGGGTCGCGCTGTGCAAACTGCTGCTGGAGGCACCGGACCTGCTGCTGCTCGACGAGCCCACCAACCACCTGGACGCCGAGAGCGTCAGCTGGCTGGAGCAGCACCTGGCCAAGTACGCGGGCACCGTGATGGCGATCACCCACGACCGCTACTTCCTGGACAACGTGGCCGGCTGGATTCTCGAACTCGACCGGGGCCGGGCCGTCGGCTACGAGGGCAACTACTCCACCTATCTGGAGAAGAAGGCCGCCCGGCTGGCGGTCGAGGGCCGCCGCGACGCCAAGATGAAGAAGCGGCTCACCGAGGAGCTGGAGTGGGTCCGCTCCAACGCCAAGGCCCGGCAGACCAAGTCCAAGGCCAGGCTCGACCGCTACGAGGAGATGGCCAGCGAGGCGGAGAAGACCCGCAAGCTGGACTTCGAGGAGATCCAGATCCCGCCGGGCCCGCGACTGGGCAACACCGTCATCGAGGCGGTGAACCTGAAGAAGGGCTTCGGCGACCGGGTCCTGATCGACAACCTGAGCTTCTCGCTGCCGCGCAACGGCATCGTCGGCATCATCGGGCCGAACGGGGTCGGCAAGACCACTTTGTTCAAGACCATCGTCGGGCTGGAGCAGCCGGACAGCGGTCAGGTGCGCGTCGGCGAGACCGTACAGCTGTCCTATGTCGATCAGAACCGGTCCGGTCTGGACGGCAGCAAGACGGTCTGGGAGGTCGTCTCCGACGGACTGGACCACCTCATGGTCGGCAAGGTCGAGATGCCGTCGCGGGCCTACGTCGCCGCGTTCGGGTTCAAGGGCCCGGACCAGCAGAAGCCGACGAAGGTGCTCTCCGGTGGCGAGCGCAACCGGCTCAACCTCGCGCTCACCCTGAAGATCGGCGGCAACGTCATCCTGCTCGACGAGCCGACCAACGACCTGGACGTGGAGACCCTGTCCAGTCTCGAGAACGCCCTGCTGGAGTTCCCCGGCTGCGCCGTGGTCATCTCCCACGACCGGATGTTCCTGGACCGGGTCGCCACGCACATCCTCGCCTGGGAGGGTGACGACACCGACCCGGCGAAGTGGTTCTGGTTCGAGGGCAACTTCGAGTCGTACGAGAAGAACAAGATCGACCGGCTGGGCGCCGAGGCGGCCCGGCCGCACCGGGTGACCTACCGCAAGCTCACCCGTGACTGA
- a CDS encoding thioesterase family protein: MPAVPGGQRYTFHAALRWSDLDAYGHLNNARFLTLYEEARVALMFSGGRAWGVDSFADGVLIHRHEVDYLRPVDYRLGRATAEQAPSVRIELWIEQVRPSRFTVAYEMFDGDQVVSRARSVLVPFDLGQGRPRRLTDAERAFLLPYVRPAD; encoded by the coding sequence CTGCCCGCCGTACCCGGCGGGCAGCGCTACACCTTCCACGCCGCGCTGCGCTGGTCGGACCTTGACGCGTACGGGCATCTGAACAACGCCCGGTTCCTGACCCTCTACGAGGAGGCACGGGTCGCGCTGATGTTCTCCGGTGGCCGTGCCTGGGGTGTCGACTCGTTCGCCGACGGGGTGCTCATCCACCGGCACGAGGTCGACTATCTGCGTCCGGTCGACTACCGGTTGGGTCGGGCCACCGCCGAGCAGGCACCCAGCGTACGGATCGAGCTCTGGATCGAGCAGGTCCGGCCGTCGCGGTTCACCGTGGCGTACGAGATGTTCGACGGTGACCAGGTGGTCAGCCGGGCCCGGTCGGTCCTGGTGCCGTTCGACCTCGGCCAGGGGCGGCCGCGTCGGCTGACCGACGCCGAGCGGGCCTTCCTGCTGCCGTACGTGCGGCCCGCCGACTGA
- a CDS encoding YbjN domain-containing protein, producing the protein MPWWSWRSGHANAEETSTRSRSGADSGVRLGPPAPRVPEQSVRPAAELGPTRPAGLPCPVPVPAAASGKEMSSQVAPVTLRRVGDALDLLDIRYLADGDGSLLAMWERHAVLFTLEGPDDEILVVRARPHSTVPPDWADRAYRVVNEWNHTRRFCKAYVGDPTDRGQLPIYAELQVPLAAGAHDALLVEVLDCGAAVATTFVDWLHDEGALL; encoded by the coding sequence ATGCCGTGGTGGTCGTGGCGCTCCGGTCACGCGAATGCCGAAGAGACAAGTACCCGAAGCAGGTCGGGAGCGGACAGCGGTGTGCGGCTGGGGCCGCCCGCGCCACGTGTGCCGGAACAGAGCGTCCGGCCTGCGGCTGAACTCGGGCCGACCAGACCAGCCGGGCTGCCCTGCCCGGTTCCGGTGCCCGCAGCGGCATCAGGTAAGGAGATGTCGTCGCAGGTCGCGCCGGTGACCCTGCGCCGCGTCGGGGACGCGCTCGACCTGCTCGACATCCGGTATCTCGCCGACGGCGACGGCAGCCTGCTGGCGATGTGGGAACGGCACGCCGTGCTGTTCACCCTCGAGGGACCGGACGACGAGATCCTGGTGGTACGGGCCCGTCCGCACTCGACGGTGCCACCGGACTGGGCCGACCGCGCCTATCGGGTGGTCAACGAGTGGAACCACACCCGACGCTTCTGCAAGGCCTACGTCGGCGACCCCACCGACCGGGGTCAGCTGCCGATCTACGCCGAGTTGCAGGTCCCGTTGGCCGCTGGCGCGCACGACGCGTTACTGGTCGAGGTGCTCGACTGCGGTGCTGCGGTGGCGACCACCTTCGTGGACTGGTTGCACGACGAGGGGGCGCTGCTCTAG
- a CDS encoding globin, with translation MTASDPATGASGTPPAAGDPAATFFTAVGGEPTFRRLVDEFYAGVADDPLLRPMYPEADLGPAAERLTLFLMQYWGGPGTYSQQRGHPRLRMRHAPYRIGVAERDAWLRHMRRAVDRLQLHPELASLLWDYLERAAYFMVNEMEPTQPPGRDLSAG, from the coding sequence GTGACAGCGTCCGATCCCGCCACCGGTGCCTCCGGCACGCCGCCCGCCGCCGGCGACCCGGCGGCGACCTTCTTCACCGCCGTCGGCGGCGAGCCGACCTTCCGTCGTCTCGTGGACGAGTTCTACGCCGGCGTCGCCGACGATCCGTTGCTGCGGCCGATGTACCCGGAGGCGGATCTGGGACCGGCTGCGGAGCGGCTGACGCTGTTCCTGATGCAGTACTGGGGCGGTCCGGGTACCTACTCCCAGCAGCGGGGCCATCCGAGGCTACGGATGCGCCACGCGCCGTACCGGATCGGAGTCGCGGAGCGGGACGCGTGGCTGCGGCACATGCGCCGGGCGGTCGACCGGCTGCAGCTGCATCCTGAGCTCGCCAGCCTGCTCTGGGACTACCTCGAGCGGGCCGCGTACTTCATGGTGAACGAGATGGAGCCGACCCAGCCGCCCGGGCGCGACCTGTCCGCCGGCTGA
- a CDS encoding MFS transporter, whose amino-acid sequence MEAPSVSDETHHAGKPATFRDVFAVGEFRFLFASVTLSWAGDYIAKAAVTVLVYRQTQSVALSAAAFAVSFLPWLIGGPLLTTVAERYPYHRVMITTDLIRMVLIALVAIPGLPVWAMLGLLFCATLASPPNQAARSALIPTILTGDRLIVGLSVNASTSQLVQVGGYVAGAAVAAVNPRAALLLNAATFALSALVVRLGIRARPATTSVDGRQHLLRETAEGFRLVWGTDVLRAIAVLVWTVPLFAIVPEGLAAAWAAEWAAQPGVDDADRGLAQAMIMAASPTGYILGGLLIGRFVRPDRRSRLIRPFAVLAPLVLAPVMFDPSPVVVAALAAVCGFAVAGLLPVTNGLFVRALPQGYRARAFGVVATGMQVSQGTAVLLTGVLADRFDIPTVVGLWSLAGAIVVSLALLRWPDAERFDAAAAAVAVAETTTPPTAGATGSAGSGPTGSAVGRLVPRSRPDQHAGSAGQNRAGGAGDQPPSQVGSA is encoded by the coding sequence ATGGAGGCGCCGTCCGTGTCCGACGAGACACACCACGCCGGGAAACCGGCCACCTTCCGCGATGTCTTCGCGGTCGGGGAGTTTCGTTTCCTGTTCGCCTCGGTGACGCTGTCCTGGGCCGGCGACTACATCGCGAAGGCCGCCGTCACGGTGCTGGTCTACCGGCAGACCCAGTCGGTCGCGCTGTCGGCGGCCGCCTTCGCGGTCAGTTTCCTGCCCTGGCTGATCGGTGGGCCGTTGCTGACCACGGTCGCTGAACGGTACCCGTACCACCGGGTCATGATCACCACCGACCTCATCCGGATGGTGCTCATCGCGCTGGTGGCGATCCCCGGACTGCCGGTGTGGGCGATGCTGGGGCTGCTCTTCTGCGCCACCCTGGCGAGCCCACCGAACCAGGCGGCCCGATCCGCGCTGATCCCGACCATCCTGACCGGCGACCGGCTGATCGTCGGGCTGTCGGTCAACGCCAGCACCAGCCAGCTCGTCCAGGTCGGCGGGTACGTCGCCGGTGCGGCCGTCGCCGCGGTCAACCCCCGTGCGGCGCTGCTGCTCAACGCCGCGACGTTCGCGCTGTCGGCGCTGGTGGTCCGGCTGGGGATCCGGGCCCGACCGGCGACGACCAGCGTCGACGGCCGTCAGCATCTGCTGCGCGAGACGGCGGAAGGGTTCCGGCTGGTGTGGGGCACCGACGTCCTGCGCGCCATCGCGGTACTGGTGTGGACGGTTCCGTTGTTCGCGATCGTCCCCGAAGGGCTGGCGGCCGCGTGGGCGGCCGAGTGGGCGGCCCAACCGGGCGTCGACGACGCCGACCGGGGTCTCGCCCAGGCCATGATCATGGCGGCCAGCCCGACCGGTTACATCCTCGGTGGCCTGCTCATCGGCCGGTTCGTCCGGCCGGACCGACGCAGCCGACTGATCCGACCGTTCGCGGTGCTCGCCCCACTCGTGCTGGCCCCGGTGATGTTCGACCCCAGTCCCGTCGTGGTGGCTGCGCTGGCCGCCGTCTGCGGCTTCGCGGTGGCCGGGCTGCTGCCGGTGACCAACGGGTTGTTCGTCCGGGCCCTGCCCCAGGGCTACCGTGCCCGCGCGTTCGGGGTGGTGGCGACCGGGATGCAGGTCAGCCAGGGCACGGCGGTGCTGCTCACCGGGGTGCTCGCCGACCGCTTCGACATCCCCACGGTGGTCGGGTTGTGGAGCCTGGCCGGGGCGATCGTGGTCTCGCTGGCGCTGCTGCGGTGGCCGGACGCGGAGCGCTTCGACGCCGCTGCCGCCGCGGTCGCGGTCGCCGAGACGACGACGCCGCCGACCGCCGGCGCGACGGGTTCGGCCGGCAGCGGGCCGACGGGATCGGCGGTCGGGCGGCTGGTGCCACGGAGTCGACCCGACCAACACGCCGGGAGCGCTGGCCAGAACCGGGCCGGCGGCGCCGGCGACCAGCCGCCGAGCCAGGTCGGCAGCGCCTGA
- the tnpB gene encoding IS607 family element RNA-guided endonuclease TnpB — protein sequence MKTIQAYRFALDLTPLQERDVLAHAGAARLAHNWALAKVKAVMGQRIAERSYGVPDELLTPSLSWSLAGLRKAWNAAKPEVAPWWGEVSKEAFNTGLDALARGLSNWADSRSGKRAGRPSGFPRFKSRRRTTPSVRFTTGAIRVEPDRKHVVLPRLGRLKLHESARKLARRIEAGTARIMSATVRRDGRRWHVSFTVEVERAERSPARPGSVVGVDVGIRHLAVLSTGELVDNPRHLVAARQRMHALGRTLSRKQGPDRRTGRRPSKRWERAASRLGRAHARVAHLRRDGLHKLTTRLATTSGTVVVEDLNLTGMLRNRRLARHVADAGFAEIRRQLAYKTGWNGGRLVVADRWYPSSKTCSGCGTVKTKLALPEREYRCEACGLVIDRDHNAAVNLAALAAATAGSGPVAARRADQKTRARGQVAVKREPGTAQADQTGTVLPQGRTTNRALTKAH from the coding sequence GTGAAAACGATCCAGGCGTACCGGTTCGCCCTCGACCTCACCCCGCTCCAGGAACGCGACGTCCTTGCACACGCTGGGGCCGCCCGGCTCGCCCACAACTGGGCGCTCGCGAAGGTCAAGGCGGTCATGGGCCAGCGCATCGCCGAACGCTCCTACGGCGTACCAGACGAGTTGCTGACGCCATCACTGTCCTGGTCGCTGGCCGGTCTTCGGAAGGCATGGAACGCCGCGAAGCCCGAAGTCGCGCCGTGGTGGGGTGAGGTGTCGAAGGAGGCGTTCAACACCGGCCTCGACGCGCTCGCTCGCGGGTTGAGTAACTGGGCTGATTCCCGCAGCGGGAAACGCGCCGGTCGGCCGTCGGGTTTCCCCCGGTTCAAGTCCCGCCGCCGTACCACGCCCAGCGTGCGGTTCACCACCGGGGCGATCCGGGTCGAACCGGACCGCAAGCATGTGGTGCTGCCCCGGCTGGGCCGGTTGAAGTTGCACGAGTCCGCCCGCAAGCTCGCCCGCCGTATTGAAGCCGGCACCGCCCGGATCATGTCCGCGACAGTGCGTCGTGATGGCCGGCGGTGGCATGTGTCGTTCACCGTCGAGGTCGAACGCGCCGAACGCAGCCCGGCCCGACCCGGCTCGGTGGTTGGTGTGGACGTCGGTATCCGGCATCTCGCGGTGCTGTCCACCGGCGAGTTGGTCGACAACCCGCGCCACCTCGTGGCCGCGCGGCAACGGATGCATGCGCTCGGCCGGACGCTGTCGCGCAAGCAGGGCCCGGACCGGCGTACCGGACGACGTCCCTCGAAGCGGTGGGAACGGGCCGCGAGCCGGCTCGGTCGTGCTCACGCCCGGGTCGCTCATCTGCGCCGTGACGGGCTGCACAAGCTCACCACCCGACTCGCCACGACGTCCGGCACCGTTGTGGTGGAAGACCTCAACCTCACCGGCATGCTGCGCAACCGGCGGTTGGCTCGGCACGTCGCCGACGCCGGATTCGCGGAGATCCGCCGCCAGTTGGCGTACAAGACCGGATGGAACGGCGGCCGGCTTGTGGTGGCCGACCGCTGGTACCCGTCCAGCAAGACCTGCTCGGGCTGTGGCACGGTGAAAACCAAGCTGGCCCTGCCCGAGCGTGAATACCGGTGTGAGGCGTGCGGTCTGGTCATCGACCGTGACCACAACGCCGCGGTGAACCTGGCCGCCCTTGCGGCGGCAACCGCCGGGAGTGGCCCGGTGGCAGCACGTCGAGCCGACCAGAAGACCCGCGCACGCGGGCAGGTGGCCGTGAAGCGTGAACCCGGCACCGCTCAAGCGGATCAGACCGGGACCGTCCTACCGCAAGGCAGGACTACCAACCGTGCGCTCACTAAAGCCCACTGA
- a CDS encoding IS607 family transposase — MNLKEWAASTGIAYITARRQYAAGTLPVPTYRIGRLIMVGEPVTGTSAETGQTVVYARVSSADQKPDLDRQVARVTVWATGQKLGVDRVVTEVGSALNGHRKKFLALLRDPKVATIVVEHRDRFARFGAEYVEAALAAQGRRLLVVDPAEVDDDLVRDVTEILTSLCARLYGRRAGANRVRRAVEVATGSGPA; from the coding sequence GTGAACCTCAAGGAGTGGGCAGCGTCGACCGGCATCGCGTACATCACCGCTCGGCGACAGTACGCAGCCGGGACGCTGCCTGTTCCCACCTACCGGATCGGTCGACTGATCATGGTCGGTGAGCCGGTCACCGGCACGTCGGCCGAGACGGGGCAGACCGTGGTGTACGCCCGGGTGTCCTCAGCCGATCAGAAACCCGACCTGGACCGGCAAGTCGCCCGGGTCACCGTGTGGGCCACCGGGCAGAAACTCGGCGTCGACCGGGTGGTGACCGAGGTTGGATCCGCGTTGAACGGGCACCGCAAGAAGTTCCTCGCGCTGCTGCGCGACCCGAAGGTGGCAACGATCGTGGTTGAGCATCGGGACCGGTTCGCCCGGTTCGGGGCCGAGTACGTTGAGGCGGCGCTGGCCGCGCAGGGCCGCCGACTGCTGGTGGTCGACCCGGCTGAGGTCGACGATGATCTGGTCCGCGACGTGACGGAGATCCTGACGTCGTTGTGCGCCCGCCTGTACGGGCGTCGCGCTGGCGCGAACCGTGTCCGCCGGGCGGTCGAAGTCGCCACCGGGAGTGGCCCGGCGTGA
- a CDS encoding mechanosensitive ion channel family protein, which produces MTVQLLPPADAAGPLAWSAQESPAPTVSPECPQDDPVCNQVFDWTGLPWLAEGSFWLLVKPIRILLIVIAAVVLRYLLHRAIRRLVTSTSTVSGPAILRPLRERVPPVGPVAMPERRRQRAEAIGSVLRSMVSAVVFSLAVLLILGELSFNLAPLLASAGIAGIALGFGAQALVKDLLSGLFMLLEDQYGVGDTVDLGEATGVVEAVGLRITTVRDARGVLWYIRNGEIIRVGNKSQGWAMVVVDMPIGFADPEQATAVLRTAALGVAADGEFADHFVEPPDVLGVEQITIDGAVIRTVAKTTAEGQFTVGRQLRRQLAAALQTSGISAQIAAGRMFVARGSAGEQEGS; this is translated from the coding sequence ATGACCGTGCAGCTGCTACCACCCGCTGACGCCGCCGGGCCACTGGCCTGGTCGGCGCAGGAGTCACCCGCGCCGACGGTGAGCCCGGAGTGCCCGCAGGACGATCCGGTCTGCAACCAGGTGTTCGACTGGACCGGCCTGCCCTGGCTGGCCGAGGGGAGTTTCTGGCTGCTGGTCAAGCCGATCCGGATCCTGTTGATCGTGATCGCGGCGGTGGTGCTGCGGTACCTGCTGCACCGGGCCATCCGGCGGTTGGTGACCAGCACCTCGACGGTGTCCGGCCCGGCGATCCTGCGCCCGCTGCGCGAACGGGTGCCACCGGTCGGACCGGTGGCGATGCCGGAGCGACGGCGGCAACGGGCCGAGGCGATCGGGTCGGTGCTGCGCAGCATGGTCAGCGCGGTGGTGTTCTCCCTCGCTGTCCTGCTGATCCTCGGCGAGCTGAGCTTCAACCTCGCCCCGCTGCTGGCCAGCGCCGGCATCGCCGGCATCGCGTTGGGCTTCGGGGCGCAGGCGCTGGTGAAGGATCTGCTCTCCGGCCTGTTCATGCTGCTGGAGGATCAGTACGGGGTGGGTGACACGGTCGACCTCGGCGAGGCGACCGGAGTGGTGGAGGCGGTCGGCCTACGGATCACCACGGTCCGCGACGCCCGTGGCGTGCTCTGGTACATCCGCAACGGGGAGATCATCCGGGTCGGCAACAAGAGCCAGGGCTGGGCGATGGTCGTGGTCGACATGCCGATCGGCTTCGCCGACCCGGAGCAGGCCACCGCGGTACTGCGTACCGCCGCTCTGGGGGTGGCCGCCGACGGTGAGTTCGCCGACCATTTCGTCGAGCCGCCCGACGTACTCGGCGTGGAACAGATCACGATCGACGGCGCGGTGATCCGTACGGTCGCCAAGACCACCGCGGAGGGCCAGTTCACTGTGGGTAGGCAGTTGCGCCGCCAGTTGGCCGCCGCGTTGCAGACCTCCGGGATCTCGGCGCAGATCGCCGCCGGGCGGATGTTCGTCGCCCGTGGGTCGGCCGGTGAGCAGGAGGGTAGCTGA
- a CDS encoding HNH endonuclease → MPDIRPTVGSGSLVLNATYEPLCVVSVRRAAILVLSAKAVCVADGEGMLHSARQHLPVPSVVRLTRYVRVPYRTHVGLSRRAIFARDGGRCGYCRGPAETIDHVFPRSRGGRHVWENVVAACARCNHTKGDRTPAELGWRLQTAPAAPKGTAWRVLGHRAPDPRWADWLDLPEVEAAA, encoded by the coding sequence ATGCCTGACATACGACCCACGGTGGGCTCCGGTTCGTTGGTGCTCAATGCCACGTACGAGCCGCTGTGTGTCGTGTCGGTGCGTCGGGCCGCCATTCTCGTGCTCTCCGCGAAGGCGGTCTGCGTCGCCGACGGCGAGGGCATGCTGCACAGCGCCCGGCAGCATCTGCCGGTGCCGTCGGTGGTGCGCCTGACCCGGTACGTCCGGGTGCCGTACCGCACCCATGTCGGCCTGTCCCGGCGGGCGATCTTCGCCCGCGACGGCGGGCGCTGCGGCTACTGCCGGGGCCCGGCGGAGACCATCGACCACGTCTTCCCCCGCAGCCGGGGCGGCCGGCACGTCTGGGAGAACGTGGTCGCCGCCTGTGCCCGCTGCAACCACACCAAGGGTGACCGGACACCGGCGGAGCTGGGCTGGCGGCTGCAGACCGCGCCGGCGGCGCCGAAGGGTACGGCCTGGCGGGTGCTCGGACACCGGGCGCCCGATCCACGGTGGGCCGACTGGCTGGACCTGCCCGAGGTCGAAGCCGCTGCCTGA
- a CDS encoding class F sortase, whose product MAARRAPSQDRLYGALVSVLAQIGTAGTTAHTVTPRVSTYGRPRPASDADGPVVPLPAIPGTARGIARAPVRGVAAVAASQPTGPPGRSRAADRSAPARRRGSGAHRGWPWGRRRGRAGVGQVAGAAGRARSGTPRLRPVALVLIVVGVFVAGFGFERVTGTPLARWLPGGERHVSREHPPMAASDPVSLTIPSLRLQAAVHDVGLADDGTIAVPELNRHNEAGWYVASPTPGENGPAVIVGHVDTTTGPSVFYQASTLQPGAKIQIRRMDGSVAVFEVNSVERFDKSSLPAERVYADYSRAGLRLITCGGQWVGGSTGYADNVVVFASLVDAEGG is encoded by the coding sequence ATGGCCGCCCGTCGCGCACCGTCGCAGGACCGGCTGTACGGCGCTCTGGTGTCGGTGCTGGCTCAGATCGGCACAGCCGGGACCACCGCGCACACGGTCACGCCACGGGTGAGCACCTACGGCCGGCCCAGGCCGGCCTCGGATGCCGACGGTCCGGTGGTGCCACTGCCGGCGATCCCGGGTACCGCCCGGGGCATCGCCCGGGCACCGGTGCGCGGGGTGGCCGCCGTAGCGGCCTCGCAGCCCACCGGCCCGCCGGGCCGCTCCCGGGCGGCCGACCGGTCCGCACCGGCCCGGCGGCGCGGCTCCGGCGCCCACCGGGGCTGGCCGTGGGGTCGCCGGCGCGGTCGGGCCGGTGTCGGGCAGGTCGCGGGTGCCGCCGGGCGGGCCCGATCAGGTACGCCCCGGTTGCGCCCGGTGGCCCTGGTGCTGATCGTCGTCGGGGTGTTCGTCGCCGGGTTCGGCTTCGAACGGGTCACCGGCACGCCGCTGGCGCGGTGGCTGCCGGGCGGGGAGCGCCACGTCAGCCGGGAACACCCGCCGATGGCGGCCAGTGACCCGGTCAGCCTGACCATTCCGTCGCTGCGGCTGCAGGCGGCGGTGCACGACGTCGGGTTGGCCGACGACGGCACGATCGCCGTACCGGAGCTGAACCGGCACAACGAGGCCGGCTGGTACGTGGCGAGCCCGACGCCGGGCGAGAACGGCCCGGCGGTGATCGTCGGACACGTCGACACCACCACCGGGCCGTCGGTGTTCTACCAGGCGAGCACGCTGCAGCCGGGTGCGAAGATCCAGATCCGGCGGATGGACGGCTCGGTGGCGGTCTTCGAGGTCAACTCGGTGGAACGGTTCGACAAGTCGTCCCTGCCGGCCGAGCGGGTGTACGCCGACTACAGCCGCGCGGGCCTGCGCCTGATCACCTGCGGCGGCCAGTGGGTGGGTGGCTCCACCGGGTACGCGGACAACGTGGTCGTCTTCGCCTCCCTGGTCGACGCCGAGGGCGGCTGA